GCAGGTGGCCGCGGTGGTGCCGAGCCGCCGGGAGATCTCCGACTGGCTGAGGCCACCCGGAGCGCCGGCGAGCATCTCGACGACGGCGATGACCCGGTCGGTCTGCGGGGATGGCCGCGGGCGCGACGACATGCGGCGACCCTATCGCCCTCTTTTCGCATAGTGCAAAGATTGACATGGTTGATGCAAAGAGGTTCCCTGATCGGGCGGCGGGCAGCCGCCGCCGAGCCGCCCGAGCGGCCGACTTAGCGGCCGACCTAGCGGCCGGTCCCAGGGGCCGGCCGAGCCGAAGGGGACGCCCCATGGCCTCCGCGTCCGAGCACGAAGCCGCCGACCACAAAGCCCCCGAGAACACCTTGTCCGCGACAGGAAAAGGCGAGCCCGCCAGCGGCGCGGGTACCTCCGGCACCGCCGCCGGCACAACCACGCCGTACATCGTCATCACGTCCGACAGCCACGCGGGCTTACCGACGGAGCTGTACCGGGACTACCTGGAGAAGGAATTCCACCCGGCGTTCGACGAGTTCCTCGCCGGCAGGCCCGCGGCGGTCGAGGAGATCCGCCGCATGGGAACCTCCGACGCGAAGTTCGCCCAGAAATGGTTCACCGAGAACGCCGAGGGCCTGGAGGGCGGCTGGGAGGCGGCGCGGCGCAACAAGGAGATGGACGCGGACGGCATAACCGCCGAGATCATCTTCCCGGACGCGGACGCCGTGGAAAGCCGCACCTGCGCACCTTTCGGCACCGGGCTCGGCCTTTCCGGGGACCTCGACCCGGTGCTCGGCCTCGCCGGTGCCCGCGCGCACAACCGCTGGCTCGCCGAGCTGTGCGCCGATTCGCCGCTGCGGCGGCGCGGCATCGCGCTGGTGCAGATCACCGCCCCGCTCGACGACGTGCTCGCCGAGATCCGCCGGTCCTACGAGTCCGGCCTGCGCGCCGTGATGATCCCGGCGATGTGGATGCACCAGGCGCCCTACCACGACCGGCGCTACGACCCGGTGTGGAAGCTGTGCCAGGACCTGGAGATGCCGGTGCTCACCCATTCCGGCCCGGCGGACAAGGAGTCCTACGGCGACCACCTCGGCATCTACGTCACCGAGGTGACGTGGTGGCCGGCGCGGCCGCTGTGGTTCCTGCTCTGGTCGGGCGTGTTCGAGCGGTTCCCGCGGCTGCGGTTCGGCGTCGCCGAGGCCGGCTGCTGGTGGGTGGCGAACCTGCTGTGGTTCTGGGACCGGCTCTACCTCGGCCAGAAGGGCGCGGAGAAGCTCGGCTCGCTGGGCGACCTGACGATGTCGCCGAGCGAGTACTTCGACCGCAACTGCTTCATCTGCTCGTCGAACACGAAGCGGCGCGAGATCGGCATGCGCTACGAGATCGGCCTGGAGAACATGCTCTGGGGCAATGACTTCCCGCATCCCGAAGGCACCTGGCCGCGCTCGCGCGAATGGATGAGGAAGACCTTCCACGACGTCCCGGTCGCCGAGGCCCGCCGGATGCTCGGCGAAGCCGCGGCCGAGGTGTTCGGCTTCGACCTGGCGCAGCTGCGCCCGATCGCGGACCGGCTGAACGTCACCCCCGAAAGCCTCGGCCAGACCGACGACACGGCCAACGTCGCGAAATGGGCGCGGGCCCGCGACGCCGGCCGACACTGGCTGACCGGCCAGGACCTCCCCTGGGGCGTGGTGGAATGACCGCCGACGCGGCAGCCCCGGCTCCCGTCCCGGCTCCGATTCCTGTTCCTGTTCCTGTTCCGGCTCCGGCTCCGGCTCCGGCTCCGGCTCCGGACGACCGCTACATCGTCATCTCGGCCGACTGCCATGGCGGCGGGAGCCTGCACGGCTACCGCCCCTATCTGGAAAACCGCTGGCTCGACGACTTCGACGCCTGGGCCGCCGACTACGCCATTCCCTATGACGACCTCAAGGGGGACCTGGGCGGCCGGAACTGGGACTCCGACCGCCGGCTGGCCGATCTGGAGGGCGACGGGATCGTCGCCGAGGTGATCTACCCGAACACGGTCCCGCCGTTCTACCCGAACAACTCGCTCGTCGAGCAGCCGCCGGCGCCGAACGCCGGCGACCTGGAGCGGCGCT
Above is a window of Pseudofrankia saprophytica DNA encoding:
- a CDS encoding amidohydrolase family protein — translated: MASASEHEAADHKAPENTLSATGKGEPASGAGTSGTAAGTTTPYIVITSDSHAGLPTELYRDYLEKEFHPAFDEFLAGRPAAVEEIRRMGTSDAKFAQKWFTENAEGLEGGWEAARRNKEMDADGITAEIIFPDADAVESRTCAPFGTGLGLSGDLDPVLGLAGARAHNRWLAELCADSPLRRRGIALVQITAPLDDVLAEIRRSYESGLRAVMIPAMWMHQAPYHDRRYDPVWKLCQDLEMPVLTHSGPADKESYGDHLGIYVTEVTWWPARPLWFLLWSGVFERFPRLRFGVAEAGCWWVANLLWFWDRLYLGQKGAEKLGSLGDLTMSPSEYFDRNCFICSSNTKRREIGMRYEIGLENMLWGNDFPHPEGTWPRSREWMRKTFHDVPVAEARRMLGEAAAEVFGFDLAQLRPIADRLNVTPESLGQTDDTANVAKWARARDAGRHWLTGQDLPWGVVE